The Micromonospora sp. Llam0 genome includes a window with the following:
- a CDS encoding TerC/Alx family metal homeostasis membrane protein encodes MGSLEIGPGVWAVTLVVIIALLALDLAVAAIRPHAVGFNEAVAWSVFYVAVAVVFGLVFMAWAGGDYGTEYFAGYLVEKSLSVDNLFVFVIIISTFAVPEEHQHKVLTFGIIAALVLRAIFIAAGATLLNLFSFMFLVFGLLLIFTAVQLFRHRNEDPQVDDNVLVRATRRVLPVTPDYVDGRLVTRLDGRRVVTPLFIVLIAIGSTDLLFALDSIPAVFGVTQQPYIVFVANAFALIGLRALFFLVKGLLDRLVYLSTGLALVLALIGVKLVLHWGHTLDDRVPEVQTPVSLGLILVILTVTVVASLVKVHRDPTARAHAGSLRGHDDQQRQR; translated from the coding sequence ATGGGTTCGCTGGAGATCGGCCCGGGCGTGTGGGCCGTCACGCTCGTCGTCATCATCGCGCTGCTCGCCCTCGACCTGGCGGTCGCGGCGATCCGACCGCACGCCGTCGGGTTCAATGAGGCGGTCGCCTGGTCGGTGTTCTACGTCGCGGTCGCCGTCGTGTTCGGCCTGGTGTTCATGGCCTGGGCCGGCGGCGACTACGGCACCGAGTACTTCGCCGGCTACCTGGTGGAGAAGAGCCTGTCCGTCGACAACCTGTTCGTCTTCGTCATCATCATCAGCACCTTCGCCGTTCCCGAGGAACATCAGCACAAGGTGCTCACCTTCGGCATCATCGCCGCGCTGGTCCTGCGGGCGATCTTCATCGCCGCCGGCGCCACCCTGCTGAACCTGTTCTCCTTCATGTTCCTGGTCTTCGGCCTGCTGCTGATCTTCACCGCCGTGCAGCTGTTCCGGCACCGCAACGAGGACCCGCAGGTCGACGACAACGTGCTGGTCCGCGCCACCCGGCGGGTGCTGCCGGTGACACCGGACTACGTCGACGGGCGGCTCGTCACCCGCCTCGACGGTCGCCGTGTCGTCACCCCACTGTTCATCGTGCTGATCGCGATCGGCAGCACCGACCTGCTGTTCGCCCTCGACTCGATCCCCGCCGTGTTCGGTGTCACCCAGCAGCCGTACATCGTCTTCGTCGCCAACGCCTTCGCCCTGATCGGGCTGCGGGCACTGTTTTTCCTGGTGAAAGGCCTGCTGGACCGGCTGGTCTACCTGTCCACCGGGCTGGCGCTGGTGCTGGCGCTGATCGGCGTCAAACTGGTGCTGCACTGGGGCCACACCCTCGACGACCGGGTCCCCGAGGTGCAGACCCCGGTGTCGCTGGGGCTGATCCTGGTGATCCTCACCGTCACCGTCGTCGCCAGCCTGGTCAAGGTCCACCGCGACCCGACCGCCCGCGCCCACGCCGGTTCGCTGCGCGGCCACGACGACCAGCAGCGACAACGGTGA
- a CDS encoding NAD-dependent epimerase/dehydratase family protein, protein MRLLMLGGTGFVGRCVVEEALARGWSVTLLHRGHRPAPAGAQVVVGDRTAADGLAGLRTGGWDLAVDTWAGAPSVVRDATRLLRDRVGHYTYVSSRSVYAYPPPAGLDETGPVVDGSDDDGDVPYARAKRGGELAALAAFGDRALLARAGLILGPYEDVGRLPWWLHRVARGGDVPAPGPPDLPLQYVDARDLAAWLLDAAAAGVGGPVNVVSPRGHTTMGDLLTHCVDVTGAAARLRWVDPAAVAAAGVAPWTELPIWLPPGKLHDALHHGDVSRALATGLRCRPAAETVADTWTWLTSVDHRPALRTDLPPLGLDAGQEATLLAAAEADPSAG, encoded by the coding sequence ATGCGACTGCTGATGCTGGGCGGCACCGGGTTCGTCGGCCGGTGCGTCGTCGAGGAGGCGTTGGCGCGCGGCTGGTCGGTCACCCTGCTGCACCGCGGCCACCGGCCGGCGCCGGCCGGCGCGCAGGTGGTCGTCGGCGACCGGACGGCCGCCGACGGGCTCGCCGGGCTACGCACCGGCGGCTGGGACCTGGCCGTCGACACCTGGGCCGGCGCGCCGTCGGTGGTCCGCGACGCGACCCGGCTGCTACGCGACCGGGTCGGGCACTACACGTACGTGTCGAGCCGCTCGGTGTACGCGTACCCGCCGCCGGCCGGGCTCGACGAGACCGGGCCGGTGGTCGACGGGTCCGACGACGACGGCGACGTCCCCTACGCCCGCGCCAAACGCGGCGGTGAACTCGCCGCGCTCGCCGCCTTCGGTGACCGGGCGCTGCTGGCCCGCGCCGGGCTGATCCTCGGTCCGTACGAGGACGTCGGTCGGTTGCCGTGGTGGCTGCACCGCGTCGCCCGGGGCGGCGACGTGCCCGCACCCGGGCCGCCCGACCTGCCGCTGCAGTACGTCGACGCCCGGGATCTGGCGGCCTGGCTGCTCGACGCCGCCGCCGCCGGTGTCGGCGGACCGGTCAACGTGGTCAGCCCGCGCGGCCACACCACGATGGGTGATCTGCTGACCCACTGCGTCGATGTGACCGGGGCGGCCGCCCGGCTGCGCTGGGTCGACCCGGCGGCGGTGGCCGCCGCCGGTGTCGCGCCCTGGACCGAGCTGCCGATCTGGCTGCCTCCGGGTAAGCTGCACGACGCGCTGCACCACGGCGACGTGTCCCGGGCACTGGCCACCGGGCTGCGCTGCCGGCCGGCGGCCGAGACCGTCGCCGACACCTGGACCTGGCTGACCAGCGTGGACCACCGTCCGGCGCTGCGTACCGACCTGCCGCCGCTGGGGCTCGACGCGGGTCAGGAGGCCACGCTGCTCGCCGCCGCCGAAGCGGATCCGTCCGCCGGCTGA
- a CDS encoding acyl-CoA dehydrogenase family protein gives MNRYVQPVPAPGDPYRTDWLLDRWLRHRLGPATHTAARHRLAALAADVAGPLRAAHTDAEQRPPRLVRYDPWGRRVDRVDTCAGWQRLRAAAARHALVALPYRADTRAAFGPDARVVQHALLHLYAPESATFSCPVAMADGAAALLRHPDVDSAVRDTWLPRLTATDPAAAITSGQWMTEAQGGSDLSGSTTVAHPAVDGDGWRLTGEKWFCSAVDSAVAVALARPVGAADGSRTLVPFLVPRYAADSPLAGTGTDPYAPAPGVWVHRLKDKLGTRALPTAEVGLRDAYALPLGDPARPGLARAMTLVVVTRLHNASAAASGMRRGLAYAHAYATARRVAGGRLVDSPAHRGLLGTLAVDAAGAFVLAGHVFDLLGQVEAGVAGRSTPGGADATAEVDPAAELRLAAPLAKLATGRLAVAAASEYVECFGGAGYVEDTGVPRLLRDAQVLPIWEGTTTVLALDALRAVTREKAAGPLLARVDRAAATAADPEVAAALTDAAGRLRTDLARVAADPGGADTAAGARPLALRTAYTLAAALLVDLADGPGVGGSGRDGDAAGSDDTDAAQVAARLWTRRWLVGADIAADAHRHLELLSRT, from the coding sequence GTGAACCGGTACGTCCAACCTGTGCCCGCCCCCGGCGACCCGTACCGCACCGACTGGCTGCTCGACCGGTGGCTGCGCCACCGACTCGGCCCGGCCACGCACACCGCCGCCCGGCACCGGCTGGCCGCCCTCGCCGCCGACGTCGCCGGCCCGCTGCGGGCCGCGCACACCGACGCCGAACAGCGGCCGCCCCGGCTGGTCCGCTACGACCCGTGGGGTCGGCGCGTCGACCGGGTCGACACCTGCGCCGGCTGGCAGCGGCTGCGGGCCGCCGCCGCCCGGCACGCCCTGGTCGCGCTGCCGTACCGCGCCGACACCCGCGCCGCCTTCGGCCCGGACGCCCGGGTGGTGCAGCACGCCCTGCTGCACCTGTACGCGCCGGAGTCGGCGACGTTCTCCTGCCCGGTGGCGATGGCCGACGGGGCCGCCGCGCTGCTGCGACACCCCGACGTCGATTCGGCGGTCCGCGACACCTGGCTGCCCCGGCTCACCGCCACCGACCCCGCCGCCGCGATCACCAGCGGGCAGTGGATGACCGAAGCCCAGGGCGGCTCCGACCTGTCCGGGTCGACCACCGTGGCGCACCCCGCCGTCGACGGCGACGGTTGGCGGCTCACCGGCGAGAAGTGGTTCTGCTCCGCGGTCGACTCGGCGGTCGCGGTCGCCCTGGCCCGCCCGGTCGGCGCCGCCGACGGCAGCCGCACGCTCGTGCCGTTCCTGGTGCCCCGCTACGCCGCCGACTCGCCGCTTGCCGGCACCGGCACCGACCCGTACGCGCCCGCCCCCGGCGTGTGGGTGCACCGGCTCAAGGACAAGCTCGGCACCCGGGCGTTGCCCACCGCCGAGGTCGGCCTGCGCGACGCGTACGCGCTGCCGCTGGGCGACCCCGCCCGGCCCGGCCTGGCCCGGGCGATGACTCTGGTGGTGGTGACCCGGCTGCACAACGCCTCCGCCGCGGCCAGCGGGATGCGCCGCGGTCTGGCGTACGCGCACGCCTACGCCACGGCCCGGCGGGTGGCCGGCGGCCGGCTGGTCGACTCCCCGGCGCACCGTGGCCTGCTCGGCACCCTCGCCGTCGACGCCGCCGGCGCGTTCGTCCTCGCCGGCCACGTGTTCGACCTGCTCGGACAGGTCGAGGCCGGCGTCGCCGGCCGGTCGACACCCGGCGGAGCGGACGCCACCGCCGAGGTGGACCCGGCGGCCGAACTGCGGCTGGCCGCACCGCTGGCGAAGCTCGCCACCGGCCGGCTCGCGGTCGCCGCCGCCAGCGAGTACGTCGAATGTTTCGGCGGCGCTGGTTACGTCGAGGACACCGGCGTGCCCCGGCTGCTGCGTGACGCCCAGGTGCTGCCGATCTGGGAGGGCACCACCACGGTGTTGGCGTTGGACGCGCTGCGGGCGGTGACCCGCGAAAAGGCCGCCGGGCCGCTGCTGGCCCGGGTCGACCGGGCGGCCGCCACCGCCGCCGACCCCGAGGTGGCCGCGGCGCTCACCGACGCCGCCGGGCGGCTGCGTACGGACCTGGCCCGGGTCGCGGCCGACCCGGGTGGGGCCGACACGGCGGCCGGCGCGCGCCCGCTGGCGCTGCGGACGGCGTACACGTTGGCCGCCGCGCTGCTCGTCGACCTGGCCGACGGGCCCGGTGTCGGGGGATCCGGCCGCGACGGCGACGCGGCGGGTTCCGACGACACCGACGCCGCCCAGGTGGCGGCCCGGCTGTGGACCCGACGCTGGCTGGTCGGCGCCGACATCGCCGCCGACGCCCACCGGCACCTGGAACTGCTCAGCCGGACCTGA
- a CDS encoding Hsp70 family protein: MNGPVRLAVDLGTTHTVAVVRRGDEPPRPLLFDGTPLLASGVCVDAAGGVHSGRDAQRLAAGEPHRFEPHPKRRVDDGTVLLGDRELPVVQLLAVTLRRVAAEAATAGVHPAGGTVLTCPADWGTPRRDLLRAAATAAGLGPVRLLDEPIAAATYCVRVLGRQVPPGGTLAVFDFGGGTLDVAVVRNEPAVGGVGGLRVLATGGLDDLGGLDVDEALVAHLGHLVAVRDPQLWQRLSRPVTAADRRDRLAFRSEVRAAKEMLSRASAAPVTVPGRDDPMHLTREELDRIAGPLVDRAVDETRRVLQLAGVDPARLVGLLLVGGASRMPLVASRLHARLGVAPSVPEQPELPVAFGALHHTPSTDGAAPSTAAPAAPHPVQAGPPTAGPVTSGPAGSWPGTPQAGGRPTPPPGGHRPPRRRWRGRAVAAVAAAVAVTLAAGIGLTNGWLLDQFTGVGDGGGPGDTDLFGGLLGDGDNGGTGDTAGGLTEVHQVTLPAGTGGSSVTVAGDLAVYAAVAVGGTTVTAVPADGGDPAWTATVDVEPTEVRLTAVGGLLVVDAVDSATDGGDDMRVVLDAADGTVRWKRSWQDRTDVVRLGTDVIVEIKDGIFDNAVARIDLTTGKQRWRRDAPDDDLLVLDASRIRAATRWTGTEGDEDAGVLPAAGYGLRDNRHAAPDRVVELSEGSGRGFVLDTGDGDPIASGDLPLDHDAWTVYEGLAIGKLSDEASPGRAVLAAYDLDGFTLTWEVPLPAGDTIELVKPCGARLVCAAVDGGTYRTIAVDIGTGDEKWNRPTAFGFEDNWYAVPGGLVFGDQTFGTVDDFYLLDDAGAEITAADDTRSAAAVTDGRVVVLGHRIDTASRTAVPQVSVWDAATGRRTAPVDVGVDLATSRVTHAVVGGDTVAVVTADHQVRVLSVTGPG; this comes from the coding sequence GTGAACGGACCGGTACGGCTCGCCGTCGACCTGGGCACCACGCACACCGTCGCGGTGGTCCGCCGCGGCGACGAGCCACCTCGGCCGCTGCTGTTCGACGGCACTCCGCTGCTGGCCTCCGGGGTCTGCGTCGACGCCGCCGGGGGCGTCCACAGCGGACGTGACGCGCAGCGGTTGGCCGCCGGGGAGCCGCACCGGTTCGAGCCGCACCCGAAACGCCGCGTCGACGACGGTACGGTGCTGCTGGGCGACCGGGAGCTGCCGGTCGTCCAACTGCTGGCGGTGACCCTGCGCCGGGTCGCCGCCGAGGCCGCGACCGCCGGCGTGCATCCGGCCGGCGGCACCGTGCTGACCTGCCCCGCCGACTGGGGCACCCCGCGTCGGGACCTGCTGCGCGCGGCCGCCACGGCGGCCGGACTGGGCCCGGTGCGGCTGCTCGACGAGCCGATCGCGGCCGCCACCTACTGTGTCCGGGTGCTGGGCCGGCAGGTGCCGCCGGGCGGCACGCTGGCCGTGTTCGACTTCGGCGGCGGCACCCTCGACGTGGCGGTGGTCCGCAACGAGCCTGCGGTGGGCGGCGTCGGTGGGCTGCGGGTGCTGGCCACGGGCGGGCTCGACGACCTCGGCGGGCTCGACGTCGACGAGGCGTTGGTCGCCCACCTCGGTCACCTGGTCGCGGTCCGGGACCCGCAGCTGTGGCAGCGGCTCAGCCGGCCGGTGACCGCCGCCGACCGCCGCGACCGGCTCGCTTTCCGGTCCGAGGTGCGGGCCGCGAAGGAGATGCTGTCGCGGGCCTCGGCGGCGCCGGTGACGGTGCCCGGGCGGGACGATCCGATGCATCTGACCCGCGAGGAACTGGACCGGATCGCCGGGCCACTGGTCGACCGGGCGGTCGACGAGACCCGCCGGGTGCTGCAGCTGGCCGGGGTCGACCCGGCGCGGCTGGTCGGACTGCTGCTGGTCGGCGGGGCGAGCCGGATGCCGCTGGTCGCCAGCCGGTTGCACGCCCGGCTCGGGGTCGCCCCGTCGGTGCCGGAGCAGCCCGAGCTGCCGGTGGCGTTCGGCGCGCTGCACCACACGCCGTCGACGGATGGCGCGGCGCCGTCGACCGCCGCGCCAGCCGCGCCGCACCCCGTACAGGCAGGCCCACCGACGGCCGGTCCGGTCACGTCGGGGCCGGCCGGATCCTGGCCGGGGACACCACAGGCTGGTGGACGGCCGACACCGCCGCCGGGCGGCCACCGGCCGCCGCGCCGCCGTTGGCGCGGCCGGGCGGTCGCGGCGGTCGCCGCCGCCGTGGCGGTGACGCTGGCCGCCGGGATCGGCCTGACCAACGGCTGGCTGCTCGACCAGTTCACCGGTGTCGGTGACGGCGGCGGGCCGGGCGACACCGATCTGTTCGGTGGACTGCTCGGCGACGGCGACAACGGCGGGACCGGTGACACCGCCGGCGGCCTGACCGAGGTGCACCAGGTGACGTTGCCCGCCGGCACCGGCGGCTCGTCGGTCACCGTCGCCGGTGACCTCGCCGTGTACGCGGCGGTCGCCGTCGGCGGCACCACCGTCACCGCGGTACCGGCCGACGGCGGCGACCCGGCCTGGACCGCCACGGTGGACGTCGAACCGACGGAGGTGCGGCTCACCGCCGTCGGTGGGCTGCTCGTCGTCGACGCCGTCGACTCGGCGACCGACGGCGGCGACGACATGCGGGTCGTGCTCGACGCCGCCGACGGCACGGTGCGGTGGAAACGCAGCTGGCAGGACCGTACCGACGTGGTTCGGCTGGGCACCGACGTGATCGTCGAGATCAAGGACGGCATCTTCGACAACGCGGTCGCCCGGATCGACCTGACCACCGGGAAGCAGCGGTGGCGACGCGACGCCCCCGACGACGACCTGCTGGTCCTCGACGCGTCCCGGATCCGGGCGGCGACCCGGTGGACCGGCACGGAAGGTGACGAGGACGCCGGGGTGCTGCCCGCCGCAGGGTACGGGCTGCGGGACAACCGGCACGCCGCGCCGGACCGGGTCGTCGAGCTGAGTGAGGGCAGCGGCCGGGGGTTCGTGCTGGACACCGGCGACGGTGACCCGATCGCCAGCGGTGACCTGCCGCTGGACCACGACGCGTGGACCGTCTACGAAGGGCTCGCGATCGGCAAGCTGTCCGACGAGGCGTCACCGGGGCGGGCCGTGCTGGCCGCGTACGACCTCGACGGGTTCACCCTCACCTGGGAGGTCCCGCTGCCGGCCGGCGACACCATCGAACTGGTAAAACCGTGCGGGGCGCGACTGGTGTGCGCGGCGGTCGACGGCGGCACGTACCGCACGATCGCCGTCGACATCGGCACCGGCGATGAGAAGTGGAACCGTCCGACCGCGTTCGGATTCGAGGACAACTGGTACGCGGTGCCGGGTGGGCTCGTCTTCGGTGATCAGACGTTCGGCACGGTCGACGACTTCTACCTGCTCGACGACGCCGGTGCTGAGATCACCGCCGCCGACGACACCCGGTCGGCGGCGGCGGTGACCGACGGCCGGGTGGTGGTGCTGGGCCACCGGATCGACACGGCGTCGAGGACCGCTGTGCCGCAGGTCTCGGTGTGGGACGCGGCGACCGGGCGACGGACCGCACCGGTAGACGTCGGCGTCGACCTGGCGACCAGCCGGGTGACGCACGCGGTGGTCGGCGGCGACACCGTCGCGGTGGTCACCGCCGACCATCAGGTGCGGGTGCTGTCCGTGACCGGGCCCGGCTGA
- a CDS encoding Hsp20/alpha crystallin family protein — MLMRTDPFREIDRIAEQFFGTTTRPAVMHLDAYRDGDWFYAAFDLPGVDPDSIECTVERNVLTVRAQRHRPTGDKVELVAAERPMGTFTRQLFLGDTLDTDKLEAGYEAGVLTLRIPVAERAKPRRVSISVGDDGRRQLSS; from the coding sequence ATGTTGATGCGCACCGACCCGTTCCGGGAGATCGACCGGATCGCCGAGCAGTTCTTCGGCACCACCACCCGTCCGGCCGTCATGCACCTGGACGCCTACCGCGACGGCGACTGGTTCTACGCCGCGTTCGACCTGCCCGGCGTCGACCCGGACAGCATCGAGTGCACCGTGGAACGCAACGTCCTGACGGTGCGCGCCCAGCGCCACCGCCCCACCGGCGACAAGGTCGAACTCGTCGCCGCCGAGCGGCCGATGGGCACGTTCACCCGGCAGCTGTTCCTCGGTGACACCCTCGACACCGACAAGCTGGAGGCCGGCTACGAGGCCGGCGTGCTGACCCTGCGGATCCCGGTGGCGGAGCGCGCCAAGCCGCGCCGGGTCTCGATCAGCGTCGGCGACGACGGCCGCCGGCAGCTCAGCAGCTGA
- a CDS encoding SDR family NAD(P)-dependent oxidoreductase, which yields MIDPRLTGHVAIVTGANQGIGAAIALALATQGAAVLAAYLRMDPSPYADDPSFPAQYGRVRAQDARSVVDRIVAAGGKAVAVEADLADPATPARLFDEAAASFGPVDILVNNASGWLSDTFRPDSRDRFGRPLTHVDAGTFDRQFAVDARAPALLIAEFARRHLARKASWGRIVGLTSGGPHGFPEEVSYGAAKAAQENYTMSAAAELAPYGVTANVVQPPVTDTGWVTPEVEKQLTGSSPLSRIARPEDVAEVVTLLASHQARYVTGQIVRMS from the coding sequence ATGATCGACCCCCGGTTGACCGGGCACGTCGCGATCGTGACCGGCGCGAACCAGGGCATCGGCGCGGCGATCGCGCTCGCCCTGGCCACCCAGGGCGCCGCGGTGCTCGCCGCGTACCTGCGGATGGACCCGTCCCCCTACGCCGACGATCCGTCGTTCCCCGCCCAGTACGGGCGGGTCCGCGCCCAGGACGCCCGCAGCGTCGTCGACCGGATCGTCGCTGCCGGCGGCAAGGCGGTGGCCGTGGAGGCGGACCTGGCGGACCCGGCTACCCCGGCCCGGCTGTTCGACGAGGCGGCGGCCTCGTTCGGTCCGGTCGACATCCTGGTCAACAACGCCAGCGGCTGGCTCAGCGACACGTTCCGGCCGGACAGCCGGGACCGGTTCGGCCGGCCGTTGACCCACGTCGACGCCGGCACCTTCGACCGCCAGTTCGCCGTCGACGCCCGCGCCCCGGCGCTGCTGATCGCCGAGTTCGCCCGCCGGCACCTGGCCCGCAAGGCCAGCTGGGGGCGGATCGTCGGGTTGACCTCCGGCGGCCCGCACGGCTTCCCCGAGGAGGTGTCGTACGGGGCGGCCAAGGCCGCGCAGGAGAACTACACCATGTCGGCCGCCGCCGAGCTCGCCCCGTACGGGGTCACCGCCAACGTGGTGCAGCCGCCGGTCACCGACACCGGCTGGGTGACGCCGGAGGTGGAGAAGCAGCTCACCGGTTCGAGTCCGCTGAGTCGCATCGCCCGCCCGGAGGACGTCGCCGAGGTCGTCACCCTGCTCGCCTCGCACCAGGCCCGTTACGTGACCGGCCAGATCGTCCGGATGTCCTGA
- a CDS encoding tyrosine-type recombinase/integrase: protein MRHPTTPGLVPRPVDRGLTAATAPVDFTEAWLRNRRLSEHTRAAYRRDVTGWLSWCAATGLDPLQASFLDVNAYARALEATVDQRSGRLLTPATVARKLSAMSSWYAFLVRLRAVPANPVTDADRPRIDRDHSATVGLSPDQVDALFAAARADTGASGARNLAVLALLADLGLRVGELVSLDVADVGDERGHRSVRFVGKGGRSRRRALAPDTAAALDAYLAVRARAAGVAADALDGPLLATASGARLDRHAVFRLVRRLARAAGLPAWDRLSPHSLRHAFATTARAEGVPLEDVQDAMGHADPRTTRRYDRDRYNLDRDPAYRIAAARAARAAASS from the coding sequence ATGCGTCACCCCACCACCCCCGGTCTCGTCCCCCGGCCGGTCGACCGCGGCCTGACCGCCGCCACCGCCCCGGTCGACTTCACCGAGGCGTGGCTGCGTAACCGGCGGCTCTCCGAGCACACCCGGGCCGCCTACCGTCGGGACGTGACCGGCTGGCTGTCGTGGTGCGCCGCCACCGGGCTCGACCCGCTGCAGGCGTCGTTCCTGGACGTCAACGCGTACGCCCGGGCGTTGGAGGCCACCGTCGACCAGCGCAGCGGACGGCTGCTGACCCCGGCGACGGTGGCCCGGAAACTGTCCGCCATGTCCAGCTGGTACGCGTTCCTGGTGCGGCTGCGGGCGGTGCCGGCCAACCCGGTGACCGACGCGGACCGGCCGCGGATCGACCGGGACCATTCGGCGACTGTCGGGTTGAGCCCCGACCAGGTCGACGCGTTGTTCGCGGCCGCCCGCGCCGACACCGGGGCGAGCGGTGCGCGCAACCTCGCCGTGCTGGCGCTGCTGGCCGATCTGGGGCTGCGCGTCGGTGAACTGGTCAGCCTCGACGTCGCCGACGTCGGCGACGAGCGGGGGCACCGCAGTGTCCGGTTCGTCGGCAAGGGCGGCCGGTCCCGCCGCCGGGCGCTCGCGCCGGACACGGCTGCGGCGCTCGACGCGTACCTGGCTGTCCGGGCCCGGGCCGCCGGTGTCGCGGCCGACGCGCTCGACGGCCCGCTGCTGGCCACCGCCAGCGGCGCCCGGCTGGACCGGCACGCGGTGTTCCGGCTGGTCCGGCGGCTGGCCCGGGCCGCCGGTCTGCCGGCGTGGGACCGGCTGTCGCCGCACTCGCTGCGGCACGCGTTCGCCACCACCGCCCGCGCCGAAGGGGTGCCGCTGGAGGACGTGCAGGACGCGATGGGGCACGCCGATCCGCGGACCACCCGCCGGTACGACCGGGACCGGTACAACCTGGACCGGGATCCGGCGTACCGGATCGCGGCCGCGCGGGCCGCCCGCGCCGCCGCGTCCAGTTGA
- a CDS encoding thymidine kinase: protein MAGPGGGDQSALATACLAAGDGRLRHGAALKFFWGPMDCGKSTLALQMDHNHARQGRRGLVLTRNDRSMGPQVTTRIGLAHSAIEVTDDLDLVALVRGRWADGTRVDYLICDEACFYTVDQVGQMADLVDGYDVDVFAFGLASDFRSVLFPAAQRLFEIADEVCRIQVEVLCWCGRQGLLNARVVDGVVARHGEQVVIGDTVDHCDVRYQVLCRRHHRTGDLGPG from the coding sequence ATGGCCGGGCCGGGCGGCGGCGACCAGTCCGCGTTGGCGACCGCCTGCCTGGCCGCCGGTGACGGGCGGCTGCGGCACGGGGCGGCGTTGAAGTTCTTCTGGGGTCCGATGGACTGCGGCAAGTCGACGCTGGCCCTGCAGATGGACCACAACCACGCCCGGCAGGGCCGCCGGGGTCTGGTGCTGACCCGCAACGACCGGTCGATGGGGCCGCAGGTGACCACCCGGATCGGGCTGGCCCACTCGGCGATCGAGGTCACCGACGACCTGGACCTGGTGGCGCTGGTGCGCGGCCGTTGGGCGGACGGCACCCGGGTCGACTACCTGATCTGCGACGAGGCGTGTTTCTACACCGTCGACCAGGTCGGGCAGATGGCCGACCTGGTCGACGGCTACGACGTCGACGTGTTCGCGTTCGGACTGGCCAGTGACTTCCGGTCGGTGCTGTTCCCGGCGGCGCAGCGGCTGTTCGAGATCGCCGACGAGGTGTGCCGCATCCAGGTCGAGGTGCTCTGCTGGTGCGGCCGGCAGGGCCTGCTCAACGCCCGCGTCGTCGACGGTGTGGTGGCCCGGCACGGCGAACAGGTGGTGATCGGTGACACCGTCGACCACTGCGACGTGCGGTACCAGGTGCTGTGCCGGCGGCACCACCGCACCGGCGACCTCGGACCCGGCTAG
- a CDS encoding S1 family peptidase, with amino-acid sequence MSTPIRQIGTALAATAVLVGGLLASPAAAAPGPAPELGGEAALVLADRLGDRSAGAYRDEVTGDLVVTVTDETAARAVRAAGGVARTVERGADDLARVTGALSRSAAVPGTSWYADPVSNQVVVSVDETVTGARLALVEAVAARFGDAVRVERVAGTVETTAAGGDPIYSNGRCSLGFNVYDTAGRPGFLTAGHCTESRTQWMVDGVADAGTTVASNFPGDDFGLVRWVDTTVYRPGAVNLYDGTLRDITGAGNPYVGQTVSKSGSTTGVTTGPVVAVNVTVNYSAGPVTGLFQTSLCVDKGDSGGAVFAGTTALGLHSGSNRAECRAYHQPVADALAAYGVNVY; translated from the coding sequence ATGTCAACGCCGATCAGACAGATCGGCACCGCGCTGGCCGCCACCGCCGTACTGGTCGGTGGTCTGCTGGCGAGTCCGGCGGCCGCTGCCCCCGGGCCCGCCCCCGAACTCGGCGGTGAGGCGGCCCTGGTCCTGGCCGACCGGCTCGGTGACCGGTCCGCCGGGGCGTACCGGGACGAGGTAACCGGTGATCTGGTGGTGACCGTGACCGATGAGACGGCCGCCCGTGCGGTGCGGGCCGCCGGTGGGGTGGCCCGCACCGTTGAACGCGGCGCTGACGACCTGGCCCGGGTCACTGGTGCGTTGTCGCGGTCGGCGGCCGTGCCGGGGACCAGTTGGTACGCCGACCCGGTCAGCAACCAGGTGGTGGTCTCGGTCGACGAGACCGTCACCGGTGCCCGGCTGGCGCTGGTCGAGGCGGTCGCGGCCCGCTTCGGCGACGCCGTCCGCGTCGAACGCGTCGCCGGCACGGTGGAGACCACCGCGGCCGGCGGCGACCCGATCTACTCCAACGGCCGCTGCTCGCTCGGGTTCAACGTGTACGACACCGCCGGCCGGCCGGGTTTCCTCACCGCCGGGCACTGCACCGAGTCGCGGACGCAGTGGATGGTCGACGGGGTCGCCGACGCCGGCACCACAGTGGCCAGCAACTTCCCCGGCGACGACTTCGGCCTGGTCCGCTGGGTCGACACCACCGTCTACCGGCCCGGGGCGGTCAACCTGTACGACGGGACGCTGCGGGACATCACCGGCGCCGGCAACCCGTACGTCGGGCAGACGGTCAGCAAGAGCGGCAGCACCACCGGGGTCACCACCGGCCCGGTCGTCGCGGTCAACGTCACCGTCAACTACTCGGCCGGCCCGGTGACCGGGCTGTTCCAGACCAGCCTGTGCGTGGACAAGGGCGACAGCGGCGGCGCGGTGTTCGCCGGCACCACCGCGTTGGGTCTGCACTCGGGCAGCAACCGGGCCGAGTGCCGGGCCTACCACCAGCCGGTCGCCGACGCGCTGGCGGCGTACGGGGTCAACGTCTACTGA